TAAAAATCAGGGGCTTTGATGAAACAGACAGCAATCTAATATGCAGAACATTGCTCTACTTGCGTATGAATGAGGCCCTTGTGCTGGATTCAATCAATTTGGAGTTCGCCGAGAACTACACCACAATGACGATTCTTGATCCCCTCGCTTCCCTTAATAAAATAAATGCATTCATTGATTCCGCGAGAATAAAAATGTTGCCGGATATCGGGTATCCACAAGATAATCAAGGTGTTATGCGGGATGATGAGGCTCCTCCAAGAAGCAATCACTTGTTGTTGCCGAAAAATTATTATGAGAATATTGAAAGATTCACCGTTCTCGAAAGCATACGCTTGTATCATGGCTCCATTATCTTTGGGGGCCCGACAGACATTCTTCCTATCAAATTTCATGACCCGCATTATACATTCCTCAATCATGAATATATGTTTGCTGTCGATCCCCCCTGGAATAGAATAGTTATTACCGACGCAGAGAACGAGGATAATAATAATTGGCCCGGTGAATTTGGCATCGGACCCTATCAATTCAAACAGCCGGCTGCAGTAGCTCATCTAATGCCGGAAGTAGTCATTGTGGCTGACGCTATGAATGGAAGAGCGTTGATCTACGAGCAACTGGCTGACGGAAGTCTATCATATTTTACTGTATTAAGCAATAATTACGATGTAGTCTCAGATGTAGCATCAGCCAATCTTACCATGGGGTCCAATCCTCAAAGAGAAGTGGCAGTACTTGACGGCGAGAATTGCATCGTTGACATCTATGAGGTGACAGGCCACTATACCTTTGAACAACGTGTGCGATTGTTTGCACCCGGCAGCGGTATAGGTCAATTGCAGAACCCTTCTGCTATTTGTTATGGAAGGGGCGGCTCTTATGGCCTGAATACTTCATATCTCTATGTGGTTGACGCCGGCAACAACCGTATTGTCCGCATTCAAACGTCTCCTCCATATTCCTTTGTTTCCAGCAATTTTTCATTCCCCGCCGAAACTCAATTAATCTCCATTGATGTCGACTTTTTTGGCAATATCTATGTTCTTGACCGACGCAACGCCACAATTTACGAGTTTTCCTCGGACCTTGAGACTCTTTTTGCGGTCTATGGCGAAATAGGGATGGGCGATGGCCAACTCTATTACCCTTTCCGTTTCAAAATGGCGGAAGCATGGGAAGATGTTGGCACAGCACCCATGCCTGCATTGATTGGCGATGCCTTCGCAACAGAATATTTCGGACCCATTACTGGCATCAGAGGTTATGCATTAGGTAATGATGTACTCTCGCATAAGTCATCATATACCGCACGTACTATACCTGCCGGCTATGACTACATTACACTCGAATGGCAGCAAAGTGGTGCTACCGAAACCTGGAAAAAAGTAATCCACAATGGCGTGGTTCTGCAGCAGGATTATGAATCATTGAATGTGCCCGGTTATCATCTCGATTACTACCTTTCAATCGATTCCTTTAGTGCCGGATATTACACCTATGAAGTTCGCACGCGTTCCAAATTCGTGCCTTATGTGGAGAACACCTTCCGCGATTCCGTCTATGTCATACGCAGCAGTTGCGGGTATGATAGCAGCAGCTGGAGCCGCACCTACCGCGAGAATATTATCGAGGATATGGAAGCATCACCCATCGTGGATACGAGTTGGTTTATCTGTCAGCAGTGGGCCGATCCGCCCCAAAACACCATCTGTATGCTTTACCAGGAAGTTTCGATCCCGCCCCCCTCGCCCGATTCGATCCATATTGATACAATAAACGGCGCTGCTGCCTTGCTCCTGAACGACTCGGCCAAAATAAAGCTTAAAAATATCGATCCCTGCGGCAATGTAAATTGGACTAAAAGCTATTCATATAAACCATATCAATATGGTTACTCAATCGCCGCGGTTGCCAGTGGGGGGTATATCATTGCCGGAACATGCGGTCCGGCTCCCTTTTATGGTTATGACTTATACTTTATAAGAACCAATTATGATGGCGACACAATTTGGACCCGCAGCTATGGTACCGCAGCCAGTGAAGTCGCATATGACGTGGAGAACACTGCTGACGGCGGGTTTATAGCTACCGGGCGTCGCAACGACAGTCTGCTTCTTTTCCGCGCCGGACCATTGGGCGACAGCCTCTGGATGAAAGTATTAATGCCCGGAGGCGAGGGATACGCAGTAAAGCAGACATCCGACCAGGGATACGTAGTAGCCAGCTATGATCGCGTGATCAAAACTAACTCATCAGGTGATACTCTCTGGACCAGACTCGCTTATGGGGCATTACATGACCTGATTATCAGCAGCGACGGCAGTTACATCTGCACCGGTCAGAAACAGCTACATATTCTCATCGAAAAATTCAATTCGTCCGGAAGTATGCTTTGGGCAAAATCAATTATGCCAACGACTTACGA
This is a stretch of genomic DNA from Candidatus Zixiibacteriota bacterium. It encodes these proteins:
- a CDS encoding dockerin type I domain-containing protein, which gives rise to MKNKAISLRVFGLTLALITAILLLQASEALGRSSAAVANVNVQDRIYLVIRALTQAINDPQQYNLDMIANLFSASERYQALEKIGHFVNSEAGIENSYSLIIDQKLLIKIRGFDETDSNLICRTLLYLRMNEALVLDSINLEFAENYTTMTILDPLASLNKINAFIDSARIKMLPDIGYPQDNQGVMRDDEAPPRSNHLLLPKNYYENIERFTVLESIRLYHGSIIFGGPTDILPIKFHDPHYTFLNHEYMFAVDPPWNRIVITDAENEDNNNWPGEFGIGPYQFKQPAAVAHLMPEVVIVADAMNGRALIYEQLADGSLSYFTVLSNNYDVVSDVASANLTMGSNPQREVAVLDGENCIVDIYEVTGHYTFEQRVRLFAPGSGIGQLQNPSAICYGRGGSYGLNTSYLYVVDAGNNRIVRIQTSPPYSFVSSNFSFPAETQLISIDVDFFGNIYVLDRRNATIYEFSSDLETLFAVYGEIGMGDGQLYYPFRFKMAEAWEDVGTAPMPALIGDAFATEYFGPITGIRGYALGNDVLSHKSSYTARTIPAGYDYITLEWQQSGATETWKKVIHNGVVLQQDYESLNVPGYHLDYYLSIDSFSAGYYTYEVRTRSKFVPYVENTFRDSVYVIRSSCGYDSSSWSRTYRENIIEDMEASPIVDTSWFICQQWADPPQNTICMLYQEVSIPPPSPDSIHIDTINGAAALLLNDSAKIKLKNIDPCGNVNWTKSYSYKPYQYGYSIAAVASGGYIIAGTCGPAPFYGYDLYFIRTNYDGDTIWTRSYGTAASEVAYDVENTADGGFIATGRRNDSLLLFRAGPLGDSLWMKVLMPGGEGYAVKQTSDQGYVVASYDRVIKTNSSGDTLWTRLAYGALHDLIISSDGSYICTGQKQLHILIEKFNSSGSMLWAKSIMPTTYDLGTAIRETSDHGFILSGIATGSGGSAREFFMQRTNRCGDTIWTKVFANPDTSAEANSIAQVVEGGFLIGGWYNAYSTNLNGVKVTRIGPQPTTLAFTCGDADGSGSVNLADVTYLINFLYKGQAAPDPKQCADVNNNCLINTQDVTYLINFLYKGGPPPICP